Proteins from a genomic interval of Pseudoalteromonas sp. MEBiC 03607:
- the mltF gene encoding membrane-bound lytic murein transglycosylase MltF, whose translation MQKILAIFTLVLMLCACDMQQQPSQLAHIKAQNKIRVGTLAGASNYYQAPQGVQGFEYELAQEFADYVGVELEMVPFFNLTDMFSRLESGDLDIIASGLTYNTIRAEHYRFGPTYRTISQKLVYKQGRTRPREFADLTGNLTVLAKSSHSLALQQLKQLHPDLKWHETEDMDEEELLQAVIDGEIDYTLADSHTLSLFRRYHPNLSIGFSVTRNDPIAWLLRKDGDDSLYALMVPFFGDVKQNNQLYVLEEKYFGHVRQFNYVNTLAYIEAIKETLPKYQPWFEQYSGNIDWRLLAALSYQESMWNPKAKSPTGVRGIMMLTQTTAKQVGVTNRLEPEQNIKGGAEYLAKVISWIPERIPQPDRTWFALASYNVGWGHVNDARIITEQEGASPDKWADVKKRLPLLIKKRYYRKTKYGYARGDVAVQYVDNIRRYYDALVWLDENDAIADPSEEEQTIEEVNTSTETSEKPNDTTQPDPQEQQTLENN comes from the coding sequence ATGCAAAAAATACTCGCTATATTTACGCTTGTGCTCATGTTGTGTGCATGCGATATGCAACAACAACCATCACAACTTGCTCATATCAAAGCACAGAATAAGATAAGAGTCGGCACCTTAGCCGGCGCGAGTAATTACTATCAAGCACCGCAAGGTGTGCAGGGTTTTGAGTACGAATTAGCACAAGAGTTTGCCGATTATGTTGGCGTAGAGCTCGAGATGGTGCCTTTTTTTAATCTTACAGATATGTTCTCTCGCCTCGAAAGTGGTGATTTAGACATTATTGCCTCTGGACTTACTTATAATACCATTCGGGCTGAACATTATCGTTTTGGGCCAACTTACCGCACCATTAGCCAAAAGCTAGTATACAAGCAAGGCCGCACTCGCCCTCGAGAATTTGCCGATTTAACGGGGAACCTAACGGTTCTTGCGAAAAGTAGTCACTCACTTGCATTACAGCAACTTAAACAGCTTCATCCAGACTTAAAATGGCATGAAACAGAAGATATGGATGAAGAAGAACTTCTGCAAGCTGTCATTGATGGTGAAATTGATTACACTCTCGCAGACTCTCACACCTTGTCATTATTTCGCCGCTACCACCCTAATTTAAGTATTGGCTTTTCAGTGACTCGTAACGACCCTATCGCTTGGTTACTAAGAAAGGATGGTGACGATTCTTTATATGCCTTGATGGTGCCCTTTTTTGGTGATGTAAAACAAAACAACCAACTTTATGTATTAGAAGAAAAGTATTTTGGCCACGTTCGTCAGTTTAATTATGTTAATACCCTAGCCTATATCGAAGCTATCAAAGAAACACTACCCAAATATCAACCTTGGTTTGAGCAATATTCAGGGAATATTGATTGGCGCTTACTGGCCGCCTTGAGCTATCAAGAGTCAATGTGGAACCCTAAAGCCAAGTCACCGACAGGTGTTCGCGGGATCATGATGCTTACGCAAACTACAGCAAAACAAGTTGGTGTTACTAACCGTTTAGAGCCTGAGCAAAATATCAAAGGCGGTGCCGAATATTTAGCGAAGGTTATTTCGTGGATCCCTGAACGTATTCCACAACCCGATAGAACTTGGTTTGCCTTAGCCTCTTATAATGTTGGCTGGGGCCACGTAAATGACGCGCGAATTATTACCGAGCAAGAAGGGGCAAGCCCCGATAAGTGGGCGGATGTAAAAAAACGCTTACCGCTTTTAATTAAAAAGCGTTATTATCGTAAAACCAAATATGGTTATGCACGTGGCGATGTTGCCGTGCAGTATGTTGACAATATTCGTCGTTATTACGATGCGTTGGTTTGGCTTGATGAAAATGATGCAATTGCTGACCCAAGTGAAGAAGAGCAAACCATTGAAGAGGTTAACACTTCCACAGAAACGAGCGAAAAGCCAAACGACACAACACAACCAGACCCCCAAGAGCAGCAGACGTTAGAAAACAACTAA
- the waaA gene encoding lipid IV(A) 3-deoxy-D-manno-octulosonic acid transferase has translation MARIIYSLLLYILSPLIVFYLYVLRGKKNQGYRMHFAERFGYADLSRHDIVFHCASVGEVLAATPLIKAVQFEHPALTILVTCNTPTGREQIKNNFNDTVSCCYLPIDFFFATQRFLKRIKPKVLCILETELWPNLMAQSNNYGTKVLVLNARLSAKSQQGYQKVMPLTKLIMQSISDLASHNQDDAKRFIELGLKPEKARVFGSIKFDITPSDEQLNKVATLKNQYNNERFIWVAGSTHPVEHELILSAHKKLLKALPNALLIIAPRHPEQFDKVAEVLKNSDMSFSRRSADNYNNQQVVLADTLGELQCLYGVANISYIGGSLIERGGHNPLESAAFSVGVLAGPHTYNFDHIYPELISAQGAKIVTDENQLADTLIALSNDAEQAIKLGQQAAKCVANNQGAISKTVNLIELYLEK, from the coding sequence ATGGCGCGTATTATATATTCTTTACTCCTATACATTTTGAGTCCGCTAATTGTTTTTTACTTATATGTTTTGCGAGGTAAGAAAAACCAAGGCTACCGAATGCATTTTGCTGAACGCTTTGGCTATGCAGATTTATCGCGCCACGATATTGTTTTTCATTGTGCCTCTGTAGGTGAAGTGCTAGCGGCAACCCCGCTTATTAAGGCAGTTCAATTCGAACACCCTGCGCTTACGATTTTAGTAACCTGCAATACCCCAACTGGCCGCGAGCAAATAAAAAACAACTTTAACGATACTGTTAGCTGCTGTTATTTACCGATTGATTTTTTCTTCGCTACACAGCGTTTTTTAAAGCGTATCAAGCCAAAGGTACTGTGTATTTTAGAAACAGAGCTGTGGCCTAACCTTATGGCTCAAAGCAACAACTACGGCACAAAAGTACTTGTTTTAAATGCCCGGCTTTCAGCTAAATCACAGCAAGGCTATCAAAAGGTGATGCCATTAACTAAGCTGATCATGCAATCAATTAGCGACCTTGCTAGTCATAATCAAGATGATGCCAAACGTTTTATTGAACTAGGTTTAAAACCTGAAAAGGCTCGCGTGTTTGGCTCAATTAAATTTGATATCACGCCGTCAGATGAGCAATTAAATAAAGTCGCAACACTTAAAAATCAGTATAACAACGAGCGCTTTATCTGGGTTGCAGGCTCCACTCACCCTGTTGAACATGAGCTTATTTTAAGTGCTCATAAAAAGCTGTTAAAAGCCTTGCCCAACGCTCTTTTGATTATTGCTCCGCGTCACCCCGAGCAATTTGATAAAGTCGCTGAAGTTTTAAAAAACTCAGATATGAGCTTTAGCCGTCGCAGTGCAGATAACTATAACAACCAGCAAGTTGTGCTAGCGGATACGTTAGGCGAGCTACAATGCTTATATGGAGTGGCAAACATCAGCTATATTGGCGGTAGTTTAATAGAGCGAGGCGGCCATAATCCGTTAGAGTCAGCAGCGTTTTCGGTTGGCGTATTAGCAGGCCCTCATACCTATAACTTTGACCATATTTACCCTGAGCTGATTAGTGCTCAAGGAGCTAAAATTGTCACTGATGAAAACCAACTTGCTGATACGCTTATCGCTTTGAGTAATGATGCAGAACAGGCCATAAAGCTTGGTCAACAAGCTGCAAAATGCGTGGCTAATAATCAAGGTGCTATCAGTAAAACGGTTAATTTAATTGAGCTTTACTTAGAAAAGTAA
- the tadA gene encoding tRNA adenosine(34) deaminase TadA → MSEQFSDQYWMEKALSFANEAAAINEIPVGAVLVKDNQLIAFGYNRSITDNDPSAHAEMMAIREAGKVLNNYRLIDCTLYVTLEPCSMCAGLLVHSRIKRLVYGAKDAKTGSAGSIMNLLQEPRLNHQVEVTGEVMSEQCGAVISKFFKRRREEKKAAKLAARNA, encoded by the coding sequence ATGAGCGAACAATTTAGCGACCAGTATTGGATGGAAAAAGCATTGAGCTTTGCCAATGAAGCGGCAGCGATTAATGAAATTCCGGTGGGTGCTGTGCTCGTAAAAGACAATCAACTAATAGCTTTTGGCTATAACCGCTCAATTACCGATAACGACCCATCCGCTCACGCAGAAATGATGGCAATCCGCGAAGCAGGCAAAGTACTTAATAACTATCGCCTAATAGATTGCACCTTGTATGTAACCCTCGAGCCGTGTTCGATGTGTGCAGGACTATTGGTTCATAGCCGTATCAAGCGACTCGTATACGGTGCTAAAGATGCCAAGACGGGCTCTGCGGGTTCTATTATGAATCTATTACAAGAACCAAGGCTTAATCATCAAGTTGAAGTAACCGGTGAAGTTATGAGTGAGCAGTGTGGGGCGGTGATATCTAAGTTTTTTAAGCGTCGTAGAGAAGAGAAAAAGGCGGCTAAGCTTGCAGCTCGCAACGCCTAG
- a CDS encoding DUF1415 domain-containing protein, whose protein sequence is MNRPEKQMREWVSSVIVKYNFCPFARKEVESNCIHYQISQSITLDDAVMDMLEQCSELDQQAQRETTLLMFEQGFKDFEEFLDLVDLANALLAAQGYEGKYQIANFHPDYVFADSDDSDAANYTNRAPYPTLHLIREASMSEALDNYNEPESIPEHNIKLARRKGIDFWQQLLQSCIDKR, encoded by the coding sequence ATGAATCGCCCAGAAAAACAAATGCGTGAATGGGTATCAAGTGTAATCGTGAAATACAATTTCTGCCCGTTTGCCCGCAAAGAAGTTGAAAGCAATTGCATTCATTATCAAATCAGCCAGTCTATTACACTTGATGATGCGGTAATGGATATGCTTGAGCAGTGTAGCGAGTTAGACCAACAAGCACAGCGTGAAACAACCCTGTTGATGTTTGAGCAAGGCTTTAAGGATTTTGAAGAGTTCTTAGATTTAGTCGATTTAGCCAATGCGCTTTTAGCTGCACAAGGTTATGAGGGTAAGTATCAAATAGCTAACTTTCATCCTGACTATGTGTTTGCCGATAGCGATGACAGCGATGCTGCAAACTATACTAACCGCGCACCTTATCCAACACTACATTTGATCCGTGAAGCCAGTATGAGCGAAGCGTTAGATAACTACAATGAACCTGAGTCTATCCCAGAGCACAACATTAAACTTGCAAGACGTAAAGGCATCGACTTTTGGCAGCAGCTATTACAAAGCTGCATCGATAAACGCTAA
- a CDS encoding YdbL family protein: MRKLQLKKLNVITLISAVCFSFSAWAISLDDAKSQGLVGEDSSGYLGLVVNNSEAKAVVDEINAKRKEQYLKLAKKNNLSLAQVEALAAAKTIEKTKPGHYIEVNGEWVKK, encoded by the coding sequence ATGCGTAAATTACAACTTAAAAAACTAAATGTGATCACCTTGATCAGTGCTGTTTGTTTCTCTTTTTCTGCGTGGGCTATTAGCCTTGATGACGCAAAGAGCCAAGGCTTAGTGGGTGAAGATAGCTCAGGCTATTTAGGTTTAGTGGTTAATAATAGTGAAGCAAAAGCAGTCGTTGATGAAATTAATGCAAAGCGCAAAGAGCAGTACTTAAAGCTAGCGAAAAAGAATAATCTTTCGTTAGCGCAGGTAGAAGCACTTGCAGCTGCTAAAACTATCGAGAAAACTAAGCCGGGTCACTACATTGAAGTGAACGGTGAGTGGGTAAAAAAATAA
- the purL gene encoding phosphoribosylformylglycinamidine synthase gives MLILRGAPALSDFRVQKILARCQQAQLPVTNVYAEFMHFADLTAELSADEQTKLEKLLTYGPTIAEHSPAGTLILVTPRPGTISPWASKATDIAHNCGLSQVHRVERGIAYYVEGNLSAEQTAEVAALLHDRMTEATHADMADAAKLFRHDEPRPMSSVDILGGGREALAKANVEQGFALADDEIDYLVENFQKLGRNPNDIELFMFAQANSEHCRHKIFNADWTIDGIEQPKSLFKMIKNTYEQHPENVLSAYKDNAAVMKGSVAGRFFPNSEGEYAYHQENIEILMKVETHNHPTAIAPFSGASTGSGGEIRDEGATGRGSKPKAGLVGFTVSNLRIPGYEQPWETDFGKPGRIVNALDIMTEGPLGGAAFNNEFGRPNLLGYFRTYEEKVSSHNGEEVRGYHKPIMLAGGLGNIRSEHVQKGEIPVGAKLIALGGPAMNIGLGGGAASSMTSGQSNEDLDFASVQRENPEMERRCQEVIDKCWQLGDANPIAFIHDVGAGGLSNAFPELVDDGGRGGKFQLRDIPNDEPGMAPHEIWCNESQERYVLAVAAEDFARFEAICKRERAQYAVIGEATEERHLTVEDSYFGNNPVDLPLDVLLGKAPKMHREVESKKAQSQPLDVANIDAADAAQRLLRLPTIAEKTFLITIGDRTVTGLVARDQMVGPWQVPVANCAVTAAAFDTYHGEAMSLGERTPAALLNYGASARLAVAESLTNIACANIGGLENIKLSANWMAAAGHPGEDAGLYEAVKAVGEELCPALGLTIPVGKDSMSMKTQWDENGEQKSVTAPLSLIITAFGRVEDVRKTVTPQLRTDKGESSLLLVDLGAGQNRMGASSLAQVYKQLGDVTPDVDSPELLKGFYEAMQALVADNKLLAYHDRSDGGLFTTVAEMAFAGHTGVTVDLAGLTGSDIEALYNEELGAVIQVANADLDAVKAVLADHGLAAISHEIGTLNADDRVVFTRGDDVVLNHTRTELRTIWAETTYQMQARRDNPECAKQEFDAKFDAKDPGLNVKLSFDLNEDVAAPYIATGAKPKMAILREQGVNSHLEMAAAFNRAGFAAVDVHMSDILEGRLTLEQFKGLVACGGFSYGDVLGAGEGWAKSILFNEMAREQFQSFFHREDTFSLGVCNGCQMLSTLKELIPGTEHWPRFVTNKSERFEARFSLVEVQENPSVFFNGMAGSRMPIAVSHGEGHAEFANSDAVKAALESGTVAVKFVDNYGNPTTQYPANPNGSPEGITGITSTDGRATVMMPHPERVFRTVANSWHPDEWREDSPWMRMFRNARKNVG, from the coding sequence ATGTTGATCCTTCGTGGTGCACCAGCACTTTCCGATTTTAGAGTTCAGAAAATTTTAGCGCGTTGCCAACAGGCACAACTTCCAGTCACTAACGTTTATGCTGAGTTCATGCATTTTGCTGATCTTACTGCTGAGCTTTCAGCTGATGAGCAAACAAAGCTTGAAAAGCTGCTTACTTATGGTCCAACGATTGCAGAGCACAGCCCTGCAGGCACGTTAATTCTTGTAACGCCGCGTCCTGGCACTATCTCGCCTTGGGCATCAAAAGCAACCGACATCGCACACAACTGTGGCTTAAGCCAAGTTCACCGTGTTGAACGTGGTATTGCATACTACGTTGAAGGTAATCTATCAGCTGAGCAAACAGCTGAAGTAGCAGCGTTATTACACGACCGTATGACTGAAGCAACGCATGCGGATATGGCTGATGCAGCTAAATTATTCCGCCACGATGAACCGCGTCCAATGTCATCAGTTGACATTTTAGGTGGTGGCCGTGAAGCACTTGCTAAAGCCAATGTTGAGCAAGGTTTTGCGCTTGCAGATGACGAAATCGATTACTTGGTAGAAAATTTCCAAAAGTTAGGGCGTAACCCGAACGACATCGAATTATTTATGTTTGCACAAGCAAACTCTGAGCATTGTCGTCATAAAATCTTTAATGCTGACTGGACAATTGATGGCATCGAACAGCCAAAATCATTGTTCAAAATGATCAAAAACACTTACGAGCAACACCCTGAAAATGTGTTATCTGCATACAAAGATAACGCAGCGGTAATGAAGGGCTCAGTAGCGGGTCGTTTCTTCCCGAACAGTGAAGGCGAGTACGCATACCATCAAGAAAACATCGAAATCTTGATGAAAGTTGAAACTCACAATCACCCAACAGCGATTGCACCATTCTCGGGTGCTTCAACAGGTTCTGGTGGTGAGATTCGTGACGAAGGTGCTACAGGTCGTGGTTCTAAACCAAAAGCTGGTTTAGTGGGCTTCACTGTATCTAACCTTCGTATTCCTGGTTACGAGCAACCATGGGAAACCGACTTTGGTAAGCCTGGTCGTATCGTTAATGCACTAGATATCATGACTGAAGGTCCATTAGGTGGCGCGGCATTCAATAACGAATTTGGTCGTCCTAACTTACTTGGTTACTTCCGTACCTACGAAGAAAAAGTATCAAGCCACAACGGTGAAGAAGTACGTGGTTACCACAAGCCAATCATGCTTGCAGGTGGTTTAGGTAACATTCGTTCTGAACATGTTCAAAAAGGTGAAATCCCAGTTGGTGCAAAACTTATCGCACTAGGTGGTCCGGCAATGAACATCGGCCTTGGTGGTGGTGCTGCGTCTAGTATGACATCAGGTCAATCGAACGAAGATTTAGACTTTGCATCGGTACAACGTGAAAACCCAGAAATGGAACGTCGTTGTCAGGAAGTTATCGACAAATGTTGGCAGTTAGGTGATGCAAACCCAATCGCTTTCATTCACGATGTGGGTGCAGGTGGTCTTTCAAACGCATTCCCTGAGCTTGTAGACGACGGTGGTCGTGGTGGTAAATTCCAACTTCGTGATATTCCAAACGATGAGCCGGGTATGGCACCACACGAAATTTGGTGTAACGAATCTCAAGAGCGTTACGTATTAGCAGTTGCAGCTGAAGACTTCGCGCGCTTTGAAGCAATCTGTAAACGTGAACGTGCACAATACGCAGTTATCGGTGAAGCAACAGAAGAGCGCCACTTAACGGTTGAAGATAGCTACTTTGGTAACAACCCTGTTGACCTACCGCTTGATGTTTTACTTGGTAAAGCACCAAAAATGCACCGCGAAGTGGAGTCTAAAAAAGCACAATCGCAACCATTAGACGTTGCAAACATTGATGCTGCAGATGCCGCACAACGTTTATTACGCTTACCAACGATTGCTGAAAAAACATTCTTAATCACCATTGGTGACCGCACGGTAACGGGTTTAGTTGCGCGTGACCAAATGGTAGGTCCTTGGCAGGTGCCAGTAGCAAACTGTGCGGTAACAGCCGCTGCGTTTGATACTTACCACGGTGAAGCAATGTCACTAGGTGAACGTACACCAGCTGCACTGTTAAACTATGGAGCTTCTGCTCGTTTAGCTGTGGCTGAGTCATTAACGAACATCGCGTGTGCTAACATCGGTGGCCTTGAAAATATCAAGCTATCTGCAAACTGGATGGCCGCAGCTGGTCACCCTGGCGAAGATGCGGGTCTTTACGAAGCTGTTAAAGCGGTAGGTGAAGAGCTTTGTCCGGCACTTGGTTTAACAATTCCTGTGGGTAAAGACTCAATGTCGATGAAAACTCAATGGGATGAAAACGGTGAGCAAAAATCGGTTACTGCACCATTATCACTAATCATCACTGCCTTTGGTCGTGTTGAAGATGTGCGTAAAACAGTAACGCCACAGCTACGCACTGATAAAGGTGAATCATCACTATTATTAGTTGATTTAGGTGCGGGTCAAAACCGTATGGGTGCATCAAGCCTTGCACAGGTTTATAAGCAATTAGGTGATGTAACACCTGATGTTGATAGCCCTGAGTTATTAAAAGGTTTCTATGAAGCAATGCAAGCGCTTGTTGCTGATAACAAGTTACTTGCCTACCATGACCGTTCAGACGGTGGTTTATTCACAACTGTTGCGGAAATGGCATTTGCTGGTCACACGGGTGTTACTGTTGACCTTGCAGGCCTTACAGGTTCAGACATCGAAGCGCTTTATAATGAAGAGCTAGGTGCGGTTATCCAAGTGGCAAACGCTGATTTAGATGCAGTTAAAGCCGTTCTTGCTGATCACGGCTTAGCAGCTATCAGCCATGAAATTGGTACACTAAACGCTGATGACCGCGTGGTATTCACTCGTGGTGATGATGTGGTGCTTAACCACACGCGTACTGAGCTTCGCACTATTTGGGCTGAAACAACTTACCAAATGCAAGCACGTCGCGATAACCCAGAGTGTGCTAAGCAAGAATTTGACGCTAAGTTTGACGCAAAAGACCCAGGTCTTAACGTAAAACTAAGCTTTGACTTAAACGAAGACGTTGCTGCGCCTTACATTGCAACTGGTGCGAAGCCGAAAATGGCGATTCTACGTGAGCAAGGTGTTAACTCTCATTTAGAAATGGCTGCGGCATTTAACCGTGCTGGCTTTGCAGCGGTTGACGTACACATGAGCGACATCCTTGAAGGTCGTTTAACACTTGAGCAATTTAAAGGCTTAGTGGCATGTGGTGGTTTCTCTTACGGTGACGTATTAGGCGCAGGTGAAGGCTGGGCTAAGTCAATCTTATTTAATGAGATGGCGCGTGAGCAGTTCCAAAGCTTCTTCCACCGCGAAGATACATTCAGCCTAGGTGTGTGTAATGGCTGTCAAATGCTTTCAACATTGAAAGAGTTGATCCCAGGCACTGAGCACTGGCCACGTTTTGTAACCAACAAGTCAGAGCGCTTTGAAGCTCGCTTTAGCCTTGTAGAGGTGCAAGAAAACCCATCAGTATTCTTTAACGGTATGGCTGGTTCTCGTATGCCTATCGCTGTTTCTCATGGTGAAGGTCATGCTGAATTCGCTAACAGCGATGCAGTTAAAGCTGCGCTTGAGTCAGGCACTGTGGCAGTGAAGTTTGTTGATAACTACGGTAACCCAACAACGCAATACCCAGCTAACCCGAACGGCTCGCCTGAAGGTATCACAGGTATTACCTCTACTGATGGTCGTGCCACGGTTATGATGCCGCACCCAGAGCGTGTATTCCGTACTGTTGCTAACTCATGGCACCCAGATGAGTGGCGTGAAGATAGCCCATGGATGCGTATGTTCCGCAACGCACGTAAAAACGTTGGCTAA
- a CDS encoding YnbE family lipoprotein — protein sequence MAKWLVMLTAVGMLSACTHRVEVAAKEPITINLNVKVDHEIRVKVDKELDTLFSDDSELF from the coding sequence ATGGCTAAGTGGTTAGTAATGCTGACGGCAGTAGGCATGCTGAGTGCCTGTACTCACCGTGTTGAGGTGGCAGCAAAAGAGCCGATTACAATCAACTTAAATGTAAAAGTTGACCATGAGATCCGCGTAAAAGTGGATAAAGAACTTGATACCTTATTCAGTGATGACAGCGAATTATTCTAA
- a CDS encoding YdbH domain-containing protein has protein sequence MSFKRVSVGLLGIVLSMLLLAYLFRLPLTSWYLTPMLSKNGAELHCIDWSLTSQLDLNIEKLCLTYQGQQIELAGILANKQQVRVSRANLIVSDLANKQQPESAQTEFKKLALVLPEQRPLISIEQLDVVSPFTDSPVRLAIQEKRLNHFTISRDLNADVEISNYEIKADLTLDEQVARRFITLPASSHFGTQSQVKFDGITVAIESTINASYQHALAQCDLGFTTEGQLSAKYQLNQQHLSADLSAIQNQLSANQACLSIIKDQQHQSFIEAQLPLTWQLEIEKPVSVEAEQLSVPIVKLLAAEGQSEVTVINTTLSLQDPLASLNSQVSIDFNSKDIDELKLNAHLHESDVSADFQLSLDSLPAFLDFQADGALVEGIGAKGKLNIDELFSSPIAARLNANVSVKNALISAAQIADFTSTIEAEHNAEQHLIVKANSKVKSLNYNDINAAKISNELTLSTDLSVGELFADIDAKTTAAKLSTPEFTLNKLSVVTNALQSRALQATHHVFADGFEALVSHHMSKVAHPFELVIPEQAVSKLNPIIAQFEPLATITDGVVSGIIKGDVNLQQAEGSVHINKLSALYNDYLANDFAVDLDGTFNSGKLNIAATKFTLNELRAGAVVKNMQGQLQVTANQPCAADLTGQVMGGKFVVNKYCPLSDNQTATVKFENIDASKLVTLDAESGISLSGRLAGTLPVVISKQGIEVKQGQLVNQGDGKLLITNNAGFEAVKAQQQELSTTLSLLENLDIKKLRSSVNLKPDGWLHLGVNLEGYNEAQQQAVNFNYNHEENVFTLLRALRLSDEITQKVEKEYAKKGSNDG, from the coding sequence TTGAGTTTTAAGCGGGTAAGCGTAGGGTTGCTAGGTATCGTGCTAAGCATGCTGCTGTTGGCGTATCTGTTCAGGCTACCACTGACATCGTGGTACTTAACGCCTATGCTTAGTAAAAATGGCGCTGAGCTTCACTGCATTGATTGGTCATTGACCAGCCAGCTTGATTTAAATATCGAGAAATTATGCTTAACTTATCAAGGGCAGCAAATAGAGTTAGCTGGCATCCTTGCTAACAAGCAACAGGTTAGGGTTTCTCGCGCTAATCTCATCGTTAGCGACCTTGCAAATAAACAACAACCAGAATCAGCACAGACTGAATTTAAAAAGCTCGCTTTAGTATTACCAGAGCAAAGACCGCTAATAAGCATTGAGCAGCTTGATGTAGTCTCACCGTTTACCGATAGCCCTGTTAGGTTGGCAATACAAGAAAAACGCTTAAACCATTTTACGATTTCACGTGATCTTAATGCAGATGTTGAAATATCTAATTATGAAATAAAAGCCGATCTTACCCTTGATGAGCAAGTAGCTAGGCGGTTCATAACATTGCCAGCAAGCAGCCATTTTGGCACTCAATCGCAGGTTAAGTTTGATGGTATTACGGTTGCAATTGAAAGCACCATCAATGCAAGTTATCAGCATGCTCTAGCGCAATGCGACCTAGGTTTTACCACTGAAGGGCAACTGAGTGCGAAGTATCAATTAAACCAACAGCATTTATCTGCGGATTTATCAGCGATACAAAATCAACTTAGCGCAAACCAAGCATGTTTAAGCATCATCAAAGACCAACAGCATCAATCATTTATTGAAGCGCAGCTACCGCTTACTTGGCAGTTAGAAATTGAAAAACCAGTTAGTGTAGAAGCCGAGCAGCTATCAGTCCCAATCGTAAAATTGCTAGCAGCTGAAGGGCAAAGTGAAGTGACAGTCATTAATACGACCCTTTCTTTACAGGATCCGCTCGCATCACTTAATAGCCAAGTTAGTATTGATTTTAACAGTAAAGATATTGATGAGCTAAAGCTCAATGCGCATTTGCATGAAAGTGACGTTAGCGCTGATTTTCAACTGTCACTTGATTCACTCCCTGCATTTTTGGATTTTCAGGCTGACGGTGCTCTGGTTGAGGGTATTGGGGCTAAAGGAAAGCTAAATATCGATGAGTTATTTTCTAGCCCGATAGCTGCTAGATTGAACGCAAATGTCAGTGTTAAAAACGCGCTTATATCGGCTGCTCAGATAGCCGACTTTACCAGCACGATTGAGGCAGAGCATAATGCCGAGCAACACTTAATTGTTAAAGCCAACAGTAAGGTTAAATCATTAAATTATAATGATATTAACGCAGCAAAAATCAGTAATGAGCTAACCCTTAGTACAGATCTCAGTGTGGGGGAATTATTTGCTGATATTGATGCCAAAACCACGGCTGCTAAATTATCAACACCTGAATTTACTTTAAATAAGTTGTCTGTCGTTACAAATGCCCTACAAAGCCGCGCTTTGCAGGCAACGCATCATGTGTTTGCTGATGGCTTTGAAGCGCTTGTTAGCCATCATATGTCTAAGGTTGCGCACCCATTTGAATTGGTGATACCTGAGCAGGCAGTATCCAAGCTTAATCCGATAATTGCTCAGTTTGAGCCCCTTGCAACCATCACTGATGGGGTGGTTTCAGGGATTATTAAAGGTGATGTAAATCTTCAGCAAGCAGAAGGTAGTGTTCACATTAATAAACTCAGTGCGCTTTATAATGACTACCTAGCAAATGATTTTGCCGTGGATTTAGATGGGACGTTTAATTCAGGGAAGCTTAATATTGCAGCGACTAAATTTACACTCAATGAACTGCGCGCAGGTGCTGTGGTCAAAAATATGCAGGGTCAGTTGCAGGTAACGGCTAATCAGCCTTGCGCAGCTGATCTAACCGGTCAAGTTATGGGCGGCAAATTTGTGGTGAATAAATACTGCCCACTGAGTGACAACCAAACCGCGACCGTTAAGTTTGAAAATATTGATGCCAGCAAATTAGTCACCCTTGATGCTGAGTCTGGAATTAGTTTAAGCGGGCGCTTAGCGGGCACCTTACCTGTTGTTATAAGCAAACAGGGAATAGAGGTAAAGCAAGGGCAGCTAGTTAATCAAGGTGATGGTAAATTACTGATCACCAATAATGCGGGTTTTGAAGCTGTAAAAGCGCAGCAACAGGAGCTGAGTACCACGCTGAGTTTACTTGAGAATTTAGATATTAAAAAACTACGCAGCAGTGTTAACCTCAAACCTGATGGTTGGTTACATTTAGGTGTTAATTTAGAAGGTTATAATGAAGCGCAGCAGCAAGCAGTGAACTTTAATTATAACCATGAAGAGAATGTATTTACTTTACTTAGAGCGCTGCGTTTAAGTGATGAAATTACTCAAAAAGTTGAGAAAGAGTATGCAAAAAAAGGAAGCAATGATGGCTAA